TGGCACCGACCTCTCGGGGCAGGCTCGGTGGATGTACCGTACCCTTCTTCGTGGCGCGGCCATAGCCCGAAAGGCTGAGTTTGAGCTTTCCGGTATGGCCTCGCTTCGTCGGAAGCTTGAGTCTGCGGTTGATGCCAATAACAAATACAAAACCCAAGTGAAAACGCTTCAAGATCAGTTAGTTGAAGCGGGGAACAAGCTTGACGCCTCCCAGAAAAAGGTTGCTTCAGCCGAGGAGAAGTTGAAGACTGCCGACGCCTCCGTGTCCCGTTTGACGGAGCAAGAGCTGACCTTGAAGAGCCAGCTGAGCGCTGCGCAAGGTCGGGTGTCCGCTCTGGAGAAAGAGCGGGACGAGGCGGAANNNNNNNNNNNNNNNNNNNNNNNNNNNNNNNNNNNNNNNNNNNNNNNNNNNNNNNNNNNNNNNNNNNNNNNNNNNNNNNNNNNNNNNNNNNNNNNNNNNNNNNNNNNNNNNNNNNNNNNNNNNNNNNNNNNNNNNNNNNNNNNNNNNNNNNNNNNNNNNNNNNNNNNNNNNNNNNNNNNNNNNNNNNNNNNNNNNNNNNNNNNNNNNNNNNNNNNNNNNNNNNNNNNNNNNNNNNNNNNNNNNNNNNNNNNNNNNNNNNNNNNNNNNNNNNNNNNNNNNNNNNNNNNNNNNNNNNNNNNNNNNNNNNNNNNNNNNNNNNNNNNNNNNNNNNNNNNNNNNNNNNNNNNNNNNNNNNNNNNNNNNNNNNNNNNNNNNNNNNNNNNNNNNNNNNNNNNNNNNNNNNNNNNNNNNNNNNNNNNNNNNNNNNNNNNNNNNNNNNNNNNNNNNNNNNNNNNNNNNNNNNNNNNNNNNNNNNNNNNNNNNNNNNNNNNNNNNGCCGATGTCGTTACGCCTCAGGACGAGGTCGTTTTCTTCGAACTTTCTTTTGAGTGCTTTGGCATTGTAGCGTAAGGCCATTCTTTGTTTTAGCGCTGCTTCTGCCAGATGGGCCATTTCCCTGGTTTCTTCTATCAGGTCTTTCTCGACGGCTTCCTCTACTCCCTCCAGGAGTAATCGTGGACTCGGCTCTCCGATCTCTACAGGTATCACTGCGTCTGACCCGTAGGTTAGTCGGAAAGGTGTCTCTCTAGTGGAGGATTGCTCGGTTGTTTGGTAGGACCAGAGGACCGAGGCTAGCTCGTCGGCCCAAGCGCCTTTCTTGCCATCCAGCCTCTTCTTGAGCCCTTGCAGGATGATCTTGTTTGCGGACTCGACCTGCCCGTTTGTTTGTGGGTGCTCTATCGAGGAGAATCTCTGCTTGATGCCCAGGCCGGTgaggaattctgtgaacttTTTGTCGGTGAATTGTGTCCCGTTGTCCGAGATGACGACTTCAGGAATACCGAATCGTGTTATGACTTGTCTCCACATGAATTTCCTGCAATTGGACGAGGATATGCTGGCCAGTGGTTCggcctctatccattttgtgTAGTAGTCGATAGCGACTATGAGGTACTTGACTTGTCCCGGGCCAACGGGAAAAGGTCCTAAGAGATCGACTCCCCACTGCGAGAATGGTCGAGAGGCCGTTAGCAAGCTGAGCTCAGAGGCCGGCGCGTGATGAAAGTTGGCGTTTTCTTGGCACTTGACACACTTCTTAACGAATTCCTTGGAGTCAGCCATCATCGATGGCCAGTAATATCCGGCTCGGATTAGCTTCCTCGCTAGGGCTTTGCCTCCTATATGGTGGCCGCAGCATCCTTCATGGACCTCCCTGAGGACGTAATCCGTCTGGTCGGGATGTAAACACTTCAGTAGGGGATGATTGAATCCCTTCCTGAAAAGCTGACCCTGGATGATGGCGTATCTAGCGGCTTCCCTTCTTAACTTTTTGGCATCTTTTTCGTTGTCGGGGAGCTTGCTGTTTTCTAAGAGGTCGATAATGGGATCCAACCAGGAGGGGCTTAGGTTCGAGAGGTGTAAAGTGACTGCCGGCTCCTTCAACTTCCCTTGGATTAGAGACCGGTTACCCTCTCCCGGTTTGGTGCTAGCCAACTTTGACAAGAGATCTGCCCGTGTGTTCCTCTCTCTCGGGACGTGCTGGATCGTGACTTCTTCAAACTTTCGGCTCAAGTCTTTGACTctttccaagtacttctgtAGCAGTGAGTCCCTAGCTTGATAACTTCCGTTTACTTGGGAGGTGACGATTTGCGAATCGCTGCATATCTCCAACCTTGTTGCCCCGACCTCCGCTGCTAAGGTTAAGCCTCCTATAAGGGCTTCGTACTCTGCTTGATTGTTTGAAACGGGAAAATCGAACTTGATTGACTGTTCGTATACGACTCCGGCCGGGCTTTCCAGGATGATCCCGGCACCCCCGAACGTCTGGTTGGAGGCTCCGTCTACatggagcttccaccgtgtgTTCGTATCTTCGACCAGATCCCCCGCTACTTCTACCAGAAAGTCCGCCATCGCCTGCGCTTTGATGGCTTGCCGGGGTTCGTATCGTATGTCGTATTGAGAGAGTTCAATCGACCAAGTCATCATTCTCCCCGCCAAATCGGGTTTTTGGAGCACTTGCCGGATCCCCTGGTCCGTTCTTACGACGATCTGGTGACTTTGGAAGTATTGCTTCAACCTTCTCGAAGAGGTCAGGAGTGCCAGAGCTAACTTTTCCAGTTTGTTATATCTTAGCTCTGCCCCTTGTAAGGCCCTGCTAACAAAATAGACGGGTTGTTGTGTCCGTCCTTCTTCTCGTACCAAAACTGAGGCCAAGGCTTCTCCTGTTATGGCGATATACAGGTATAACGGCTCCCCTTCTTTTGGCTTCCCGAGGACAGGTGGTGCCGCCAGGATCTCTTTGAAATGCCGGAAGGCTTCCTCGCATGCGGGTGTCCATTCGAACGCCATTCCTCTCTTCATGAGATTGAAGAAAGGTAGGGCTTTTGTTGCCGACGCTCCGAGAAATCGTGATAGTGAGGCCAGCCGACCGGCCAACCTCTGGACGTCCTTGATACTACCTGGGCTCTTCATTTGGAGTATCGCCTGGCACTTCTCCGGGTTGGCTTCTACCCCTCTTTGGGTTATCATGAATCCGAGGAACTTTCCAGCTTCCACAGCGAAAGCACACTTGAGGGGATTCAGCCTCATACCGTGTTGCCTGAGGGACGCGAATACACTCGCCAGGTCGTTCAAAAGGTCGTCAGGTCGTGTTGTTTTTGCGAGgatgtcatccacgtagactTCAACTGTCTTCCCTATGAGGTCGTGGAATATCCTATTCATCAGCCTCTGGTATGTTGTTCCCGCATTTTTAGGCCGAATGGCATCACCTTATAGCAGAAAGTTCCTCCTGGCGTTATGAACGCCGTCTTGTCCTCGTCTGGGCGGTGCATCAGTATCTGGTTGTAGCCGGAGTAAGCATCCATGAAACTTAAATACCGGTATCCCGCCGCAGCGTCGACGAGTGCATCTATGTTAGGGAGGGGGAAGCAATCCTTGGGACATGCTTTGTTAAGGTCAGAATAGTctacgcacattctccacttgccGTTGTGCTTTTTCACCAACACTACATTCGAGAGCCATGTAGAGTAGTCGACTTCCCGTATGAAGCCTGCTTCTAGGAGGCTGGCCGTCTGCCTGGCCACCTCTTCTGCTCTTTCCGTCGACATCTTTCTCCTCCGCTGGGCTACCGGGCGTGCTTCCGCCTTGACGGCGAGATGATGCGAGATGATTTTtgggtctatgcccggcatgtcggcaGGAGTCCAGGCAAACAAGTCCTTGTTGGCTCTTATCATTTCGACCAAAGGTTCCTTCAACTCGAGTGGGAGGTTTTTGTTAACGAACGTGAATCTTTCCTCTTCATCACCGATTCTGAACTTCTCCAGGTCCCCTTCCGGTTCTGGTCTAGGCTTGTCGTCTACTCTGGCATCTAGGTCGGCTAGGAACACACCGGACGCCTCTTTGGATTTCTTTCTAAGGGAGAGGCTGGCATTGTCACAAGCGACCGCCGTTTCAAGGTCTCCTCTTATGGACCCTATGGATCCGTCGTCAGTAACAAATTTCATGATCAGCAATTTTGTGTTGATTATGGCCTCGAAATCATTGATCGTTTTTCTTCCCAGGATGATATTATAGGCGGTGGAGTCTCGGAGGATCACGAACTCGGCCATCGCCGATCTCCTGTCCTGGGATTGTCCTACTGAGATTGGCAGGGATATTATTCCGTCTGGCTTGATGAAGTGGTCGCCCAACCCAATGACCCCGTGTTGGTGAGTCGTTAGGTCGGCATCCTTCAATCCCAGCGCATCGAACACGTTGCGGAACATGATGTTCGAGTCCGCTCCCGTGTCGACAAGGATGCGCTTGACGAGGCCGGTCCCCACTCGGGCCGTTATGACCATGGGCGGGTTCTCCGGGACGTCGTCGAACCATTGGTCTTCTGGGCCGAAAGAAATGGATGGAGGCTTCTAAGAGTTTCGCGTCGACGAGGAGGAGATCGACAATATCTTTGTGTCCTTCTTGTGTGCGGACCTGGATCTCGGTGCGGCGTTTTTGGCCGTTACTACGTTTATCACAGTGAGGCCGTGCTCTCCGCCTTCTGGCTCTTGTCGCCGTTTTGCCGAGCGGGTTTTGCCTTCTTCGTCTTGGTCGCGGTAGCGCCTTCTTGGCTCCCTGATTAGGTGGGAGAAGGCCGCTAGTTTTCCTTCCCTTATCGCTTGTTCCAGTGCATCTTTCAGGTCAAAACAATCCTGCGTTAGATGGCCATAACCCTTGTGGTAGTCACAATAAAGGTTTCTGTTCCCTCCAGTACGGTCCTTGAGTGGTCGGGGCTTCGGCAGGATTCCTTTCTCAGCTATTTGTTGGTAAACTTCCGCGACGGGGATAGCGAGCGGAGTGTAGTTGGTGAATTTCC
The genomic region above belongs to Arachis duranensis cultivar V14167 chromosome 3, aradu.V14167.gnm2.J7QH, whole genome shotgun sequence and contains:
- the LOC107478765 gene encoding uncharacterized protein LOC107478765, whose protein sequence is MNRIFHDLIGKTVEVYVDDILAKTTRPDDLLNDLASVFASLRQHGMRLNPLKCAFAVEAGKFLGFMITQRGVEANPEKCQAILQMKSPGSIKDVQRLAGRLASLSRFLGASATKALPFFNLMKRGMAFEWTPACEEAFRHFKEILAAPPVLGKPKEGEPLYLYIAITGEALASVLVREEGRTQQPVYFVSRALQGAELRYNKLEKLALALLTSSRRLKQYFQSHQIVVRTDQGIRQVLQKPDLAGRMMTWSIELSQYDIRYEPRQAIKAQAMADFLVEVAGDLVEDTNTRWKLHVDGASNQTFGGAGIILESPAGVVYEQSIKFDFPVSNNQAEYEALIGGLTLAAEVGATRLEICSDSQIVTSQVNGSYQARDSLLQKYLERVKDLSRKFEEVTIQHVPRERNTRADLLSKLASTKPGEGNRSLIQGKLKEPAVTLHLSNLSPSWLDPIIDLLENSKLPDNEKDAKKLRREAARYAIIQGQLFRKGFNHPLLKCLHPDQTDYVLREVHEGCCGHHIGGKALARKLIRAGYYWPSMMADSKEFVKKCVKCQENANFHHAPASELSLLTASRPFSQWGVDLLGPFPVGPGQVKYLIVAIDYYTKWIEAEPLASISSSNCRKFMWRQVITRFEILLDRAPTNKRAGRVRKQDHPARAQEEAGWQERRLGRRASLGPLVLPNNRAILH